The following proteins come from a genomic window of Palaemon carinicauda isolate YSFRI2023 chromosome 12, ASM3689809v2, whole genome shotgun sequence:
- the LOC137651030 gene encoding uncharacterized protein: protein MTWSLRPIASGFVFAQSFVEFARTKEEQFDDWSKSRQFVTFTALHELQLLEEFNKASSRELRVHLEEVKAAKMSNAAQLADEYVLTHRSGSGNFDHDMLNNPSPCTPRGGTTRSNNNENRVSGCRGHFQSQCNACRYYLDRNGQSPAAVIPDKSHVNSSTVDRSVVDSSNVSSNVKDVPNAQSRLEFDKYIWPGKVICDNSVVQVKCLRDTGSARSLILKTTLNGGTEYTGNFVVLGGFPDSVVFAPFINVHLSFPGYDQITELAVVDSLPIPGIDGFLGNDLLDGEGRELFPIVSINASHVAITTRSAARAANLLDGDNDDVSISSSVELHIERPGSVESHLGMLKTFHSLARYFWCPGMKVRVKQFIRECETCQVIGKPNQCIPKTLLHPILAIGEPFSEYGLPRVILTDCWTNFTSKVFRGKCAELAIQHITSIPYHPESQGLVERFHQTLQTVLKKHCYDSCSEWDKALPFALFAIRNHPNSSRGVAPFKWVFGHKVRGLLEIIFEILKSSQKGEVKVEGLVEDLKSRMLNA from the exons ATGacctggtccctgaggcctatcgcctcCGGTTTCGTATTTGCACAGTCCTTCGTCGAGTTTGCTCGCACCAAGGAAGAACAGTTCGATGACTGGTCAAAGAGTCGGCAGTTTGTCACTTTCACTGCGTTACACGAACTTCAGCTCCTTGAAGAATTTAATAAAGCCTCTAGCAGGGAGTTGAGGGTACACCTAGAGGAGGTGAAGGCTGCTAAAATGAGTAAtgccgctcagttagcagatgagtATGTGTTGACTCATCGGTCTGGTAGTGGAAATTTCGATCATGATATGTTGAATAACCCTTCACCTTGCACCCCCAGGGGTG GTACTACCAggtctaataataatgaaaatagagtttCAGGTTGTCGAGGACATTTCCAAAGCCAATGCAATGCTTGTCGATATTACCTGGATCGTAATGGTCAAAGTCCTGCGGCTGTAATTCCTGATAAGTCCCACGTAAATAGTAGTACTGTGGACAGATCTGTAGTAGACAGTAGTAATGTAAGTAGTAATGTCAAAGATGTTCCTAATGCTCAATCGAGACTCGagtttgataaatatatatggcctggaaAGGTGATTTGTGATAACAGTGTTGTCCAGGTTAAGTGtcttagggacactggttctgcaaGGTCGTTGATTTTGAAGACTACTTTAAATGGTGGTACTGAATATACTGGTAATTTTGTAGTGTTGGGAGGTTTCCCAGATTCAGTGGTGTTTGCTCCTTTTATTAACGTCCACTTGTCTTTTCCAGGATACGATCAGAtaactgagttggctgtggtggatagctTGCCTATCCCTGGAATAGATGGTTTCCTGGGAAATGACTTGCTGGATGGGGAAGGTCGGGAGCTGTTCCCCATAGTGTCCATTAATGCCAGTCACGTGGCTATAACTACACGGTCCGCAGCgagagctgctaatttacttgatggagataatgatgatgtcTCAATATCAAGTAGTGTAGAGTTACATATAGAAAGGCCCGGGTCAGTAGAGA gtcatttgggcATGTTGAAAACTTTCCACAGTTTGGCTAGATATTTTTGGTGTCCTGGAATGAAAGTGAGAGTAAAACAGTTTATCCGAGAGTGCGAAACTTGTCAAGTCATAGGGAAGCCGAACCAGTGTATTCCTAAAACCCTGTTGCATCCCATACTGGCCATAGGTGAACCTTTTTCAGA atatggtctccctcgtgtaattctgACCGACTGttggacgaatttcacgagtaaggtatttaggggcaagtgtgctgaactggccattcagcacattaccagcatACCCTATCATCCGGAGAGTCAAGGTTTGGTGGAAAGGTTTCACCAAACCCTCCAGACTGTActtaagaaacattgttatgattctTGTAGTGaatgggacaaagccctcccttttgccctcttcgcTATTAGAAATCATCCTAACTCTTCTAGAGGTGTAGCTCCTTTCAAGTGGGTATTTGGGCACAAAGTTCGAGGACTGTTAGAAATTATATTTGAGATTTTAAAATCCAGCCAAAAGGGGGAAGTAAAAGTTGAAGGGTTGGTGGAAGACTTAAAGTCTAGGATGTTAAATGCCTGA